A part of Setaria viridis chromosome 8, Setaria_viridis_v4.0, whole genome shotgun sequence genomic DNA contains:
- the LOC140223662 gene encoding myosin-2-like, producing MASSLTSALSSMEVMLDALMQRGIGKPEEQKPKEEEPPALPTRPTGRGRLPSLQRSGAAAPWIHRPPLPSPLSPPQEEDDEEKCLVNLELERRAAKAEEEVKKKEEEMRQKEELIATLRQQVEQYESRLSECEVRMKSVEEELQKQITSLQMAQTAGGRRGGLTTTSQHRQESSSGNLPPSQSSARRQQRGCEPAIIAIDESSSEVNQLAREFKRQSEAFEYNARAVAEAKPSSPSSAKSVKELKTLKRQFASWKKEYEAQLKKTKAELKRLVHTEKKNHGDSDSHQRRCGWWRIKASKCCRAPKCCSFKLPSPKSCGCCFRRCW from the exons ATGGCGTCGTCTCTAACGTCGGCACTGAGCTCCATGGAGGTTATGCTGGACGCGCTCATGCAGCGAGGGATAGGGAAGCCAGAAGAACAGAAGCCCAAAGAGGAGGAGCCACCGGCATTGCCCACACGCCCCACTGGAAGAGGCAGGCTCCCGTCGTTGCAGAGGTCCGGCGCAGCAGCTCCGTGGATTCATCGCCCGCCCCTGCCGTCGCCACTATCACCACCACAG gaagaagatgatgaggagAAATGTTTGGTAAATCTGGAGCTGGAGAGAAGGGCCGcgaaggcagaggaggaggtgaaaaagaaagaggaggaaatgAGGCAGAAGGAGGAACTTATCGCCACGCTGCGACAACAGGTTGAGCAGTACGAATCCCGGCTTTCTGAATGCGAGGTCAGGATGAAATCCGTGGAGGAGGAGTTGCAGAAGCAAATCACTTCATTACAG ATGGCACAAACCGCCGGGGGCAGGAGAGGTGGATTGACGACAACATCGCAGCATCGCCAAGAATCGTCCAGTGGAAACCTGCCGCCCTCCCAGTCATCAGCGAGGCGGCAGCAGCGAGGCTGCGAGCCCGCCATCATCGCCATTGATGAAAGTTCATCAGAGGTGAATCAACTGGCCAGGGAGTTCAAGAGGCAGAGCGAGGCGTTCGAGTACAACGCgcgcgcggtggcggaggcTAAACCATCCTCCCCTAGCAGCGCCAAGTCGGTTAAGGAGCTCAAAACACTCAAGCGGCAGTTCGCCTCGTGGAAGAAGGAGTATGAGGCCCAACTGAAGAAGACGAAGGCCGAGCTCAAGAGGCTCGTGCACACGGAGAAGAAGAACCACGGTGATAGCGACAGCCACCAGAGGCGGTGCGGGTGGTGGAGGATAAAAGCGTCGAAATGCTGCAGGGCACCCAAGTGTTGTAGCTTCAAGCTACCGAGCCCGAAATCATGCGGCTGCTGCTTCCGTCGGTGCTGGTAG
- the LOC117866345 gene encoding protein NPG1, producing the protein MGMAPDTEESGETIQKEVTPSMEVEVDQAPFEKVVELTTEGESQKPGGDSTLAVDAESSSPEGLSLNYEEARALLGRLEFQKGNVEVALRVFDGIDLQAAIQQFQPSLSDKTPSKKGRTKSELPSSVPQNNPASLVLEAIYLKSLSLQKLGKSIEAANQCQSVLDSVESMFQNGTPDIEPKLQETVNKSVELLPEAWKYAGSYQEALASYRRALLSPWNLDDECRSRVQKRFVAFLLYVNVDWSPPSMAQQIEGTFVPKNNVEEAILLLMIVLGNWYQGKTHWDPSVMEHFTYALSLCREPLVLAKQLEEVLPGIYPRTERWCTLALCYHAAGQKDTALNFLRKSLNKLENPNDILALSLAAKICSKECHLASEGVEYARRVIALAESHHLKSVGLHFLGSCLGKKSKVVSSDYQRSLLQTETLKSLTESITLNRYNADLIFDMGVEYAEQRNMNSALRCAKEFIEATGGSVSKGWRLLALVLSAQQRFSEAEVAIDAALDETAKWDQGSLLRVKAKLKVAQSSPMEAVEAYRTLLSLVQAQKNFSGSTKDTSEVCFICPQTMRLTHIKPLLYL; encoded by the exons ATGGGTATGGCTCCAGATACGGAGGAAAGCGGCGAGACCATCCAGAAAGAGGTCACACCATCGATGGAGGTAGAGGTGGATCAAGCACCATTTGAAAAGGTGGTTGAGCTCACAACCGAGGGTGAATCGCAGAAGCCGGGCGGTGATAGCACCCTAGCTGTTGATGCAGAGTCGTCGTCCCCAGAAGGCCTCTCCCTGAATTATGAG GAAGCAAGAGCTCTCCTTGGAAGACTAGAATTTCAGAAAGGAAATGTGGAAGTTGCCCTCCGCGTGTTTGATGGAATAGACCTTCAAGCTGCCATTCAGCAGTTCCAGCCATCGCTTTCTGATAAGACACCATCGAAGAAAGGGAGGACAAAATCAGAACTACCCAGTTCCGTGCCGCAAAATAATCCTGCTAGCCTTGTTCTGGAAGCCATTTACTTGAAATCACTGTCCCTTCAAAAGCTAGGGAAATCGATAG AAGCCGCCAACCAATGCCAAAGCGTACTTGATTCTGTTGAAAGTATGTTCCAAAATGGTACTCCGGATATCGAACCAAAATTACAGGAAACTGTTAATAAGTCTGTGGAACTTCTTCCGGAAGCCTGGAAATATGCAGGCTCCTACCAGGAAGCATTAGCTTCTTACCGGCGAGCTCTTCTTAGTCCATGGAATCTTGATGACGAATGTCGCAGCAGGGTTCAAAAGAGATTTGTCGCTTTTCTGTTGTATGTCAATGTAGATTGGAGCCCTCCCAGCATGGCCCAGCAAATTGAAGGTACTTTTGTTCCAAAGAATAATGTGGAAGAGGCGATTTTACTTTTGATGATAGTACTGGGGAATTGGTACCAAGGCAAGACCCATTGGGATCCTTCTGTGATGGAACATTTTACCTACGCCCTGTCGCTTTGTCGTGAACCCTTGGTTCTTGCAAAGCAACTTGAAGAGGTTTTACCTGGAATATATCCTCGTACCGAGAGGTGGTGCACACTAGCACTTTGCTACCATGCTGCTGGGCAGAAAGATACTGCTCTAAATTTTTTGAGGAAGTCTTTAAATAAGCTTGAGAATCCAAATGATATTCTTGCCTTGTCATTAGCTGCTAAGATATGTAGTAAGGAGTGTCATCTTGCTTCAGAGGGTGTCGAATATGCAAGAAGAGTAATTGCACTTGCTGAATCACACCATTTGAAGAGCGTGGGCCTCCATTTCCTGGGGAGTTGCCTTGGTAAGAAGTCCAAGGTTGTTTCGTCGGATTACCAAAGATCTCTATTGCAGACAGAAACATTGAAGTCACTTACAGAATCAATCACTCTTAACCGCTACAACGCAGACCTAATATTTGACATGGGAGTTGAATATGCTGAGCAAAGGAACATGAACTCTGCACTGAGATGTGCAAAGGAGTTTATTGAAGCAACTGGTGGATCTGTTTCAAAAGGTTGGAGGTTGCTAGCATTGGTTCTTTCTGCACAACAAAGGTTTTCCGAAGCAGAAGTCGCAATCGATGCTGCCTTGGATGAGACAGCAAAGTGGGATCAAGGATCTTTACTAAGGGTAAAGGCTAAGTTGAAGGTTGCTCAGTCATCACCCATGGAAGCAGTTGAAGCATACCGTACTCTTCTTTCTCTAGTTCAAGCCCAAAAGAATTTCTCAGGATCCACAAAGGATACTTCAGAGGTTTGTTTCATTTGTCCTCAAACTATGAGACTTACTCATATAAAACCTTTATTATATTTGTAA